The genomic window TTTTTACCTGGGACATGTGCTGCGCAGGCAGAGTCCGCATTCACCGGCGAGGTTCGCAGCGGGCGGCCAACCCGAGGGAAACGCGGCTACGCTGGTCAAAAAGCCCATGTTTTCtcaagagagagcgagagtaAGAAAGAGGTATCGGCTGGGCTCGATTCTCGATTTTCGGCAGTACGGAAGGTGTAGGGCGACTTTTCCCTCCTCTCATCCCGGTCTGGAGCTCCGAACGGTGGCAAATGCGCGTCGACGTTGCTCTTTCTGGCGACCTCTGCTGGTGCTGGCAATCtcttttccgctttttcgGCGGCAGTGCATGAGCCGACGATGAGCCTGCAGATACATGCTTTTCCCGTGGTGCGGGTTTTGCGGCTTTTTCTTGTTCTCCATTCGGTTTCTTCGGTTTGCGGTGCCGGTGCGGAGAGGCTTATCTCTGCCATCAGTTGCGCGCATCGTGCCCTTTCGACTTTTCCGCAGAAGGCCACGCGTgcagcctgcggcggcagttCGGGGCACGTCCACGCTGTTTTCTTTGCCTGCTGTTTCTGACTGAAAACTTCAGCGAAGAAAAGAATGGCATGAGGAGAACGGGGGAGAACAACGGCGGTGAGGCGCCTTTGGACGAGTTTTCGAAATTTTCTTCACTCTTcgagccgcgtgcgcagctccGAAGATACTGATTTTTCGCGGccggctgcgctgcgtctgATTCAATTGCCGCACGTCCATGTATCATCCGTTTCCCCGAAAACCCCTTCTTCCTTTTGTCTCCCGTGCATGGGTGGTTTCTCGATTTTCTCTTTGCCCTCTCTCCGTTGCGCTGCCTGCCAGCTCGGCGAGGCTTTGAAGTCCTTGGTCGCTCATACCCCAACGGGTGTGctcgcgcgttttcttttctttttcaaCCTCTCGTCTgccccttcctctctctcttcttcaaaCGGCCCCCTCTTTTCtttgcgcggccgcgcctgcgtaTGGTTCGCATACACCGCGCGGATATTTGAAACCTGTAGAGAATTCTAGTCTTGGAGTTTCTGCAGCAGACCTGTCGCCGTTGAGCTCACGGGTTCAGTTTTTCTATCCCCTGCGCCTTCGTGTGATGGTGAATGTGCGCGTTTTCTTGTTTCCGGAGATTCTCACGGGTTGTCGTTTCGCTTCCCATATAGCTGGTCACCTCTTGTAGACAAGGAGAAGACAGGGGCTCGACGGTAGCTCGTCTTGCATTTGCGTGTTCAGTTCTTTTTTTTGCTTGTGTGCCCTTTCTCGTGTTCTAAATTCGCAGAGTGCTCGAGCGTAACACACATATCAGACGAAATCccttgttttttcttcgtggATGTCCGTCTCTGCTTGTTTTTGCCGCTGTGCTTACTTTGTGGGTTTTGGATCTATGCCCGTGCACGTCTTTTAAAGAGCcaggggagaggaagaatgGCGCACATTTCTTCCGTTTCTTTCATCCTTTGTCTCCCAGCAACGGAAAAGGACGCattcggcgcctgcgcgaggacggcgcagcCCGTGACGCCGGAGAAGGTCTGCCGGGAtgaggagagacgagacTGAGACGTCCTGGGTATCCTCGTTGCGTGAGCTCAAACTCTCATGAGGATGGAGAGTGCATCCTTCAGCTCTCACAGagggccggcgccgcggtctctgggcgcaggggcggcgccgcgggggctgtcgccgtcttcaCTGCCTCGGCCTGACCGTCTTTTCGTCCCTTCATCCTCTACATCTCTTTCGTTGTGCCACGCGTCGtgtgcgccttcgtctccgtcttctctcccctctTCTTTGTCCACGCATTCTCCGGGTAGCGAGCCATCGTCTTCCCTGTCTTttccgctggcggccgccaccgcggagacgagccTTCGTGTCCGTCAGAAATCTGCGAGCAGAACGCTTCGGGAGCAggcgtcgctcctcctctgtcgcttGCGTTCGTATCGCAATAAGTCGTACGCGTCcctggcgtcgcgccgcgcgacttcGGATGTGTCTCCCTCTTCGTGTGACGtcctctcgccgtctcctttctcgttctcgttttcttcgtccgtgtctgtttcttctagcgcctccgccgactctctctctctcaatTATGGCGGCGACcagtcttcgtcttcccgcGGAGTCGTCCCCCTGCCCCCAGTGCCGGGTTCCTCTCGGGTTTtagcagagggcggcggccttcgggcacccgagggcggcgcagtgcgcctgcagtctctcctccgcgtgctgccgcagattcccccgccctcgcctcctctctcctcagctgacgcgcgcggcgccgatcTGTCGTCGTCGTGGTCTAcctgcgctgtctccgccgccccatCTTCTTGTTCGTCTTCTGACgtcgcggagacagcgagttGGCGGCCGGAGAGGGCGTTTCTGTCCGCTCCGAGTTGCTTCTtgtcgcccgcctgcgcctcgtcgccggcctTCGAGGCGTTCCGgtctccgccctcgagcGGCCGGCACAGCCTCGGCAGCCGAGGCTCGAAGgttgcggaggccgcggatgCTGCTAGGGAGGGCGCTTCAGAGGCCAGCCGCACGCGTCGCCGGAGCAGCAGGACGCTCGTGGATGTCCGCAAAGCGTCCAGGtctccagagagagaggcgcgagtgAAGGCGAGTCCGCTTGCGCCTTCACCGCGCAACTCGCTTCCGCGGGACGGGAACGCAAAAAACGAGGTcagccgcgcatgcggcgagcggcctcgGGAACGCTTTGCCCCTGCCTGCTTGCCTGCAGATCTGCTAGGCTGCGTgctggagggcgagcgaTCTCCCCTGCCGagtgcgcgtctctctctctttgcgcGAGCGTCTCCCGGGGAACTCCACGGCgggggctgcgcgccgtcgccgtcggcttcggcgctgtcgtgggcgacgacgccgctgtccccctcgtcgtcttccatTTGCGTTCAGCTTCAAGAGTCGCCTCCACTCCCGTCGGCTGCGGTGTGCCAGCCGCCTTCGACTTGCTCGTCGTCCTTTCCTTTTCGTCTACGTTTCTTGCACACTGTCGCCCCGACGACCGGCACGAGTCCGCCGGGcaggtcggcgcgcgcgtcgtcgtcgttctcttcgtcttccttctctgccgcgttttctccgctcgcgtccctctccgGTCGGCGGCTGGGCTCCAAGGGTTCGCGAaacgcgtctccgccgtcggcgcgcccgtcagggccgcagcggccgcctccgtcctgcggccggcgagcggccgcggcctaTGCCGGGATCTCGGCTCccctgaagaagaagccttCCCTCGGGTCGGGtccccgcggcgggcgagtcgGCGTCACAGGCGTGGtgccgcgcctcggcgagTCGAAGTGCCTTTCGTCGTCTGCTCATGCGTCCTCTTTCTCGATAacgtcttcgcttcgccacggcgtgcagccgcggcttcctTCAGCTCTGCCGGCTCCTccgagcgccggcgtcgcgcggagtatttttgcctcttcgtccacttcctcgcgcgtgtcGAACCCGCGCCGAGGCAGTCGCGGCTCGGGCGACTGGGCAGCGCGCGGGtggctgtctccttcctctctgggctcggcgtcgccgctcgccggcgctgcccccgcgggaggcgcggggaTGAAGAAAGGGAAGAAGGAGCGAGCCGTGGGGGCGGATGCGCTACTTGgcgagccggcgccgcgttctGCGGAAtggagagagcgcggagcgcgggaggaagagagaggacggaTGCGTCTTCCTGCTTACGCGGCCTCTgtcggctccgcggctcACAGGGCCCGCGACGCATACACGAAGAGTGCGAGACTCGGGTCGTCTACGGAGAGCTTTGGCTgtttttctccctcgcctgcgaccgcctgggggagaggacgcggctACCGGCCCtccagaggagagagagaaagcgacgaggaagTCAGCAGTGACGAAGAGGTGGTGCTGCagggaggcgggggcgggaaggcgaagggatctctttctttctcgctgTCGGGAGAGGGGCTCGACGGCGGCCGGAGGggggctcgcggcgagcgcgatcccgacgaggcgagcgcggcgtcgcgggggcgaagacgacaacGAAAAGCTGAGCGAGACCAACGGGCGCAGGACGCCCCGGAGGGAGAATCGAGAGGTCAGGACAGACTCACATGCACACACCGCGAAACccacgcagcagctgtcgcggcggctgccgtcgAGGGGTTCGGAGATACCAGCCTCAAGGGAGAGACACCCGACAGGCTGCTCGCCGTTCAGCGGTCGTGCTTCAGCGGTAAGACCAGTGAAGGagaggcggggggcggggggggagggggaacGGCCGACCATAGAGAAAGACGTTTGCTGAGGAGAAAGGAGAGTGTAGGTCgccaggcgggcggcgaaaGCGGGTCACGGCTCTGCGTttccctttttctcttcttttctaTCGCAAGAGACTgacgcacatgcacacatGTGCACGCGTTtacacgcatgcatgcataacAAGAGCCGAATGTTTCGCCAATTCTTTTTCGCGGCTTTCCTTCCGTCTGCCTCCCCCTACGCCAGTCTCTGGCCCCGGAGAGAGAACGTGTTTCACTGTTGCCCGCGTCCAGTTGCTTCGTAAATCTGCCAGAGCTCCCTTCGTTTCTTTTTCATTGATTTCTGCTCTGCGTGCACTGCTCCTGGTGTTGTATCGGTTTGGAGATTCTCTTGCTGCCTCTTTTCTTCCGTCCGCAGGGGTATGCAAATGGCTGCAGCACCGGTTTTACGGTCGCGGCGAGTTGGAGCGCCTCTGTAGCGACTACTCCCCGCACGAAGTCGAGCGCGTCGTGCTGCAGAGCAaggcgctgtctctcgcggaCAAGCAGCGACTCCTTTTCCTAACGAACCCGCCCTCCTTTGAGGAGGGGAGTCAAGCGGGgagtgcgcgcggcgcgagcaaggcgtcttcggcgtcgaGCTGCTCGGTGGAGTCTCAGCGTCTCTCCAGCGAATTTTCGTACTTTGCGTCTCGCAAGCGCAGAGAGGTCGCTCCCCGCGGCAAAGGGGCacgtggcggaggcgaggtgcgcgcggccgcggaggcagggccttccgccgcgcttgAGGAGGAGGATTCTCTGCGCGAAATGTCTCAAAAAGAAAtcagacgaggaggcagcgagaagaggaacgcCGCGCAGGGGGAGAGGACGCTGCACGTCCTTCACGTGCTCGCGagcagaggcagccgcgcaggccatgggcgggagggcgacgaggaagaagcagggcggcggatgcggggaagagatgaagaagacgtGAGAAAGGCGTCCTCGTCGagctcgctgcgcgtgcccGAGTGttgcagaagcagcgagaaaaaacgggGATTTTGggagctgcgcatgcgcggaagTCGACAGCTcaccgcagaggagggggaacgacgaggagaggaggcactGCTGATACTGACAGATGACGAAGAACGCTTGAGAGAGATGGAGGCGACCGATCGCGTCTGGGGCTGCCATACAGAGGAGCGTGCAGTCCTCGAGGAGTGCGTGGAAGAAGTCCAAAGGAGAAAACTTGTGAAAAACGCAGAATTTTTCCGGATAGGTAAGACGTGCTGCTCAGCGATGACTCAAATTGCGTGCTTCGATGCGTGTCCTCGCGCCTCACGGCGTGGAAGCTGCTGCGGATTTTGGGTCGTTTGTTCCGCCTGAgcgctctgctgctgcgactTCTGTCCCAACAAGGGGCGCTTAAGGGCAGATTCTAAACCCTAAAAGAGGCAATTCCGGGGCGGCTGTCTCCACTTCCCCTCTTGGCCTCGCAGGTTGTCTCTGTGCTTGCGAGTGGGTTTCCTGCACGACTCTTCCTTGGAGACTTTCCCCTTTTTTCAGGCTTTCTGCGAAatctggcggcgctgcgaggcgttACCTTCGCTATCCAGCACCTGGGCACTCTGCAGCAGAAGACAgtcgagagcggcgacgtgCGGAACTTGGAGAAATTCTCGCGTCTCTGGGGACTTCTCATGCCGCATCACCGCCTCCCCGGCCGCATCTGCAAGGAGTGGAAAGAGCTCGGTTTCCAGGTAAACGACCCGCCGCGAATCTTTGCCGTGTTGGCCTGGAGACAAGGCGCAGAGAActctgctttctctctgcatAGTTGTGCAGAGACGAGACACGCGCCGATTGATCGACATGCCCGCGTCTGCCCCTACAGCTGAAGGCGCTTGCTCTGTGGGAAgctggaggggggggggggggggaggaaaAGGGGGGGTCGGAGATGTGTGTTGCTTCATTGCCGCTGGCCTCTCTGTGTGCGTATATTGCGTGTgttttccctctctcctcatCAGTTGGTGTGTGCTCTGTAGACCTGGAACATACCTCAGGGGAGTCCTTTTCTCGCGGCGATGCTTACTTGCCTTGCGGCCGCTCGTTTGGTGCGCGCGTTGGGCTGGACTTGTCTGCAGGTAGCCGCGGAtagccgcgccgcccttctgCTGCGTACTGTGAGCGAGCTGGTATGCTCCCTGCGGTGTCCTGTCCCTGCCTTACGCAGCGAGCTTGCGCTGTGTGCGGATGGgtggcgtct from Besnoitia besnoiti strain Bb-Ger1 chromosome XIII, whole genome shotgun sequence includes these protein-coding regions:
- a CDS encoding ELMO/CED-12 family protein (encoded by transcript BESB_030870); this encodes MESASFSSHRGPAPRSLGAGAAPRGLSPSSLPRPDRLFVPSSSTSLSLCHASCAPSSPSSLPSSLSTHSPGSEPSSSLSFPLAAATAETSLRVRQKSASRTLREQASLLLCRLRSYRNKSYASLASRRATSDVSPSSCDVLSPSPFSFSFSSSVSVSSSASADSLSLNYGGDQSSSSRGVVPLPPVPGSSRVLAEGGGLRAPEGGAVRLQSLLRVLPQIPPPSPPLSSADARGADLSSSWSTCAVSAAPSSCSSSDVAETASWRPERAFLSAPSCFLSPACASSPAFEAFRSPPSSGRHSLGSRGSKVAEAADAAREGASEASRTRRRSSRTLVDVRKASRSPEREARVKASPLAPSPRNSLPRDGNAKNEVSRACGERPRERFAPACLPADLLGCVLEGERSPLPSARLSLFARASPGELHGGGCAPSPSASALSWATTPLSPSSSSICVQLQESPPLPSAAVCQPPSTCSSSFPFRLRFLHTVAPTTGTSPPGRSARASSSFSSSSFSAAFSPLASLSGRRLGSKGSRNASPPSARPSGPQRPPPSCGRRAAAAYAGISAPLKKKPSLGSGPRGGRVGVTGVVPRLGESKCLSSSAHASSFSITSSLRHGVQPRLPSALPAPPSAGVARSIFASSSTSSRVSNPRRGSRGSGDWAARGWLSPSSLGSASPLAGAAPAGGAGMKKGKKERAVGADALLGEPAPRSAEWRERGAREEERGRMRLPAYAASVGSAAHRARDAYTKSARLGSSTESFGCFSPSPATAWGRGRGYRPSRGERESDEEVSSDEEVVLQGGGGGKAKGSLSFSLSGEGLDGGRRGARGERDPDEASAASRGRRRQRKAERDQRAQDAPEGESRGQDRLTCTHRETHAAAVAAAAVEGFGDTSLKGETPDRLLAVQRSCFSGVCKWLQHRFYGRGELERLCSDYSPHEVERVVLQSKALSLADKQRLLFLTNPPSFEEGSQAGSARGASKASSASSCSVESQRLSSEFSYFASRKRREVAPRGKGARGGGEVRAAAEAGPSAALEEEDSLREMSQKEIRRGGSEKRNAAQGERTLHVLHVLASRGSRAGHGREGDEEEAGRRMRGRDEEDVRKASSSSSLRVPECCRSSEKKRGFWELRMRGSRQLTAEEGERRGEEALLILTDDEERLREMEATDRVWGCHTEERAVLEECVEEVQRRKLVKNAEFFRIGFLRNLAALRGVTFAIQHLGTLQQKTVESGDVRNLEKFSRLWGLLMPHHRLPGRICKEWKELGFQGEDPATDFRGCGELGLDSLVFLASRFPSHARCMLEASRDSRYWYSFAITCINVTSWLCEWLFQRRAQVIFFFFTTHTLEAVELTFHYLFVYVFTRFHEFWFVKKPASIMEFPFVAGEFKNTCRFPASLPACALVSPRGVCSSDDAREKACCYAEALRAYQRGRQREEARDESAAKRRDWEAHDSAQAPLAELREELGSSDADAEEEDARADHGDRRRFRVSRERRAPTRLRDKGGRTGARLHSSQSSRSQSDASRDSRGSRRATRRRGRRKTTQDYEEERSEGRGAGGLPGSAEGWMSAERKCLGLSASASDPAASRGSLPRGAHKASRLRTKDRATGAPERRSSPFQRKDEEENLSEPCASGRKGRNASQCKERGTSTSRSLSRLILSTTSSLCFGGGGEKKKGKPREESDEEDQGGERQRHSETGSPGDATKAPGGGPRLGDCPCCRGWIVSPAHLTTLSPKEGASLAGRSPLRRRPLPQRERGEQEGKEAEGRSRPRGSSNFWRSRSLRRMQSYLPGLRDKEGSQGAPGAQSSSRFRFLRRSSSNAAQSAPEAKDAKAVRKQSRASPRFSRLLSSVARKTDEPSNGGRAPRGDAGRKAGEKETDRRSACALQQAKTRTDASEASVSSGEDARAGDASTTAQRKRESSSRNGFARRDGEADFGRERERERTTKGRRRYRHLRSTSRSSRHRESLREAAEATDEENFSASSRNSACEEDRSSLSSGEDGDESDMQELRGAQLSPLLDGRFSLDRHSAKRNLASTARGRAAQTRGMHHLPQSYFRPSAAAFQTNAPSRGAPNASLSRISAPLDCRGPLGSRAAVSSSFPSFPGGTKLHERGAGDPWRPASDSAAGGAGPWAQGARCEEGGRPTVPQPLECAGCKEPRRDGEREAADVRVAAAGCPPGKPQPRPRLAPGESGGGVRGDGPALGSASSSISAGADVPANVSSPGAPASGGYTQAPFLQGGRGLASHSSFSSASSASAATAYFTPLPARSVVQASNPQDDSRSLLSRLASSATQNPVASCSSMSAACFARTSSSAHLGPGSSHSSSAYASNPSAVSARQTKEGGASYAGPPAHAPCRAPSSGAAGSGTASYASPALLGAAAPKVGASGGRGWDSPQAPVAETQPAASTRGKSRPEKRAPFDLLS